From Bacillus rossius redtenbacheri isolate Brsri chromosome 16, Brsri_v3, whole genome shotgun sequence, a single genomic window includes:
- the LOC134540288 gene encoding steroidogenic acute regulatory protein-like: MSAPEHEIRAAAESLLGSSSSYQQRPSPSSNLGYSVNSRPDFLLPADLVTGSRQSGRMSVVRRFFCLFVTFDFLFTGLMWLVCIMLVGGNMVDTLSQEIVRYNIHTSLFDVVLAAASRFTVLLLFYGLVYINHWCIIALSTAGTCLFLIAKVYLYNWSEASQPVFHVLLILVSFVIAWGEAWFLDFRVLPQEQQAQRFLQGVLFQPIDERTDIMYMVAAGGAGGLVQSRDFVNLRHWSLRGDCYVAAAVSVTHPDAPSGDKHIRGENGASCWVIRPAAGGGGGQSEVQWLLNTNLHGWIPQSVVDTGLVAAMLDYTAHLCKHVARMAGETS, encoded by the exons ATGTCCGCCCCCGAGCACGAGATCCGGGCGGCAGCCGAATCGCTGCTGGGCAGTTCCTCCAGCTACCAGCAGAGACCCTCCCCCAGTTCGAACCTCG GGTACAGCGTCAACAGCCGCCCCGACTTCTTGCTGCCTGCCGACCTGGTGACCGGCTCGCGCCAGAGCGGGCGCATGTCCGTGGTGCGCCGCTTCTTCTGCCTGTTCGTCACCTTCGACTTCCTCTTCACCGGCCTCATGTGGCTCGTCTGCATCATG CTGGTTGGTGGGAACATGGTGGACACACTGTCGCAGGAGATCGTTCGCTACAACATCCACACGTCGCTGTTCGACGTGGTG CTCGCTGCGGCCAGTCGCTTCACGGTGCTGCTGCTTTTCTACGGGCTCGTCTACATCAACCACTGGTGCATCATCGCG TTGTCGACTGCGGGTACATGCTTGTTCCTCATCGCCAAGGTGTACCTGTACAAT TGGTCGGAGGCCTCCCAGCCCGTGTTCCACGTGCTGCTGATCCTGGTGTCGTTCGTGATCGCGTGGGGCGAGGCCTGGTTCCTGGACTTCCGGGTGCTGCCCCAGGAGCAGCAGGCTCAGCGCTTCCTGCAAG GCGTGTTGTTTCAGCCGATAGACGAGCGCACGGACATCATGTACATGGTGGCGGCCGGCGGGGCGGGCGGGCTGGTGCAGAGCCGGGACTTCGTGAACCTGCGGCACTGGAGCCTGCGAGGGGACTGCTACGTGGCGGCCGCCGTGTCCGTCACGCACCCCGATGCCCCCTCGGGCGACAAGCACATCAG GGGCGAGAACGGGGCCAGCTGCTGGGTGATCCGGCCGGCGGCAGGTGGCGGCGGGGGCCAGTCCGAGGTGCAGTGGCTGCTCAACACGAACCTGCACGGCTGGATCCCGCAGTCCGTGGTGGACACGGGCCTCGTGGCCGCGATGCTGGACTACACCGCGCACCTCTGCAAGCACGTCGCGCGGATGGCGGGCGAGACGTCCTGA